A window of Microbispora hainanensis genomic DNA:
GCGCATCTGGGGGTCGTCGAGCGCGAAGGCCATCATCTTCGACTCGAACGGCCCGGGCGCGATCGCGTTGACCGTGATCGACTCCCGGGCGAGCTGGCGGGCCAGATGCCGGGTCAGCATGTGGACGCCCGCCTTGGCCGCCGAGTAGGCGTAGTTCTCCATGAACGGCACCCGGAGCCCGTCGATCGACCCGATGTTGATCACGCGGGCCGGGTCGCCGGGCGACGCGGCGGCGCGCAGCAGGGGCAGGAAGCGGCGGGTGAGGAAGAAGACGCCCTTGACGTTGATGTTCCAGAGCTTGTCGAAGGCGTGCTCCGGATACTCCTCCAGCGGCGCGCCCCAGCTCGCCCCCGCGTTGTTGACGAGCACGTCGAGCCGGCTCTCCCGCTCCGACACCGCCTGCACCAGCGTCTCGACGCCGTCGGAGGTGGACAGGTCCGCCTGTACGGCGTGGCAGCCCAGCTCGGCGGCCGTGGCCTCCAGCTCGTCCTTCTTCCGTGAGGAGATGTAGACGGTGGCGCCCGCGTCGAGGAACCCCCGCGTGATCATCTTCCCGATGCCCCGGGACCCGCCCGTGACGACGACCGTCTTGCCTTCCACCGAGAACAGAGTCATGCGGGCAGCATACCGACCGGTCGGTTCCGCGTCAGGCCCGGAAACCGCCGTACGTTCCGCGGAAGAACACCAGCGGGCCGCCGTCGTCGTGCCGGTCGAGCCCGGTGACCCGGGCGACGACGATCACGTGGTCGCCGGCCGGGTGTTCCGCGTCCACCGCGCAGTCGATCCAGGCGAGCGCGCCGTCCAGCACGGGCGCGCCCGCGGGGGACAGTGCCCACGACAGGCCCGCGAACTTGTCCCCGCCGGGGACGGCGAGCCGGTCGCACACCTGCCGCTGGTGGTCGGCGAGCACGTTGACGCACAGGGCGGGCGCGGCCTTCAGGCGCGGCCAGCTCGTGCTGGCCCGCGAGACGCAGAACGACACCAGCGGCGGGTCGAGGCTCACGGACGTGAAAGAGTTGACGGCCAGGCCGCACGGCTCCCCGGTTTCCGGGTCGATCGCGGTGACGGCCACGACGCCGGCGGCGTACCTGCCGAGGACGTTCCTGAAATGCTGGGGATTGACGGCCGGAATTCTCCTGGCGCCGTCACGGCCGACCTTCCGGGCCACAGGGATGCTCATCGCGCACGTGCCTCCTCGGTCGCCTCCCCATGAAGTCAAGGAGGGCCGGAGTCGATGCATTCCCTGCGCGTGATCAGCGGTGGCCGATTGACGGTGGCTGCTCGGCGGTGGCTGCTCAGCGGGGCTTTCTAACGGTGGCGCGTCCTGGCGGGCGTGGGGGACCCGCCAGGACGCGCTCCGCCCCGGCGCGAGACCTCGACCCCGGCGAGGGTTGGGGTCGAGACCTCGTTCATTCGCGCGGAGTCTGTGGGGAGCGGCCGTTCTCGACCGGACGCTCCGGCGCGCTGTCGTACCGCATGTTCGGGCATGTCACGCCGTTCCCGCACAAGGCGGTCATGTCGGTGGATACCGACAGCTCTGACATGCCGCTCCCGTCGCTCTGGTAGGTCTGGGCTCTGCAGGCCCGGCCTCTGTGGGTCCGGGTTGGGGGCTCGCGCCAGGGCGAGTTCGGCGTTCTCGCACCGACCGCCCTCACGTGTCCCTCCATTGGATGGATTTGTACCAACGTTTGGATAATGCGCGGCTGGGTGGGCTCTGGTCAAGGGGTTGTTTCCCGGTAGACCGAGATCCTCTAGATTTGTTGGAACAAAAGGGTGGATTGAGGAAAGATGGCACGATCGTCGCTCTACCAGCAGGTGGCCGCCGAAGTACGCAGGGCCATCTATGCGGGCGAACTCGCGCCGGGCGACCAGATTCCGACCGAGGCCGACCTCATGGAGGCACACGGCGTCAGCCGCAACACCGTGCGGCTGGCCCTGGGCGAGCTGGAGAACGAGGGTCTCATCCTGCGGATGCGCCGGCGTGGAACGTTCGTACGCGAGCGCCGCCCGCTCCTCATGCGCCCCCAGGACGAGTTTCTCCCGTACGACCAGGAGGGGCGGCGCTTCGACACGTTCGTGCACGCGGTCCGCTCCGAAGGACGTACGGCGGACCAGCGGATCGAGGTCTCGATCGTCGAGCCGCCCGAGGACGTGGCCACCCGCCTCGCCCTCGCCGACGGCGCGCTGGCCGTCGTGCGCCGCCGGCTGCGCTTCGTCGACGGCCAGCCGTACAACACCTTGGACTCCTACTTCCCCCTGGAGATCGTGGGGGACTCCGAGATCGCCCGGCCCGGCGACATCACGCGCGGGGCCAACCGGGTGCTGGAGGAGTTGGGTCATCTCCAGGTACGTGTGATCGACGACCTCTCGGCCCGCATGCCGACATCCGACGAGTCGTCGCGGCTCCAGCTTGAGCCCGGCACTCCGGTCGTCGTCCACACCCGGGTCGGCTACGACGCCGACGACACGCCCGTCCGCGTCGCCGTGTCCGTGCTGCCCGCAGACAAGCATCTGATCCGATACGAGCTGGAACGTCATTGACGAGGCCCGGACGCCCTCTGGCCTGAGCGGGCGTCCCCGGCCGACGGGCCCTCCTCCGGAGGGCCGCTTCCGCGATTCCCGTCCTGACCCCGGCAGGGGACCGCGCCGAACCCGCGCGCCCTAGCGGGCCCGCCGTCTCCCGGACGGACGCTGTACGGCATCCAGCCGTCACTCTCAGTGATCAAATCGCCGCCGTCGGCACGAAAGGAATCAGGCATGCCCGCGAACACCCTGGATCTTGTTATGGAACTCACGCTGCGTCGCGCCACCCCGGCCGACCTTGAGGGGGTCCTCGCCCTGCTGACGCGCACCGCCGGATGGCTGAACGGCCTCGGCGTCCGGCAGTGGCCCGCCGGGGGCTTCCCCGCCGAGCGCATCGAGCCGCTCATCGGCGCGGGCGTCATGTATCTCCTGGACGACGGCTCCCCGGAGCCGGCCGCCACGATCGCCGTGGACGGCCACGCCGACCCCGAGTTCTGGACCCCCGCCGACCGCCCCGGCGACGCGCTCTACGTCCACAAACTCGCCGTGAGCAGGACATGCTCGGGCCAGGGACTGGGGGAGGTGCTGCTCGACTGGGCAGCCCTGCGTGCCGCCGCGCACGACCGGCCCTACCTGCGGCTCGACTGCGCCAAGGACAACGCCCGCCTGCAGGCGTACTACAAGAAGGCGGGCTTCCGGCACGTCCGCACCGTCGACCTGCCGCATCGCGCCTCCGGCGCGCTGTTCGAGCGGGACGCCGGCGCCGCGATCCCGGCCGCGCCGTCCCGTCGGCGCACGCCGATGGTGCCGGCCCAGCGCTCGGGACATGCGGTGCAAGCCTGGAGAGTTCTTGACATCACCGCTCACAACGAGTTGATCGAGTGCTGAACAGGGCGGATGCCGTGAGGCCCCGCAAAGGGACCGGATACTGTTCACTTCATGACGGGATCCCTCCTTGAAGTGATCGCGCTCGACGTGCGTGACGCCGTGGCCGCCGAGGAGGGCGGAGCGGACCGCCTGGAAATCGTGTCCGGCATGGACGTGGGCGGGCTCACCCCCTCGGCGGACCTCGTCGCGGCGATCGCACGCGAGTGTGGGCTGCCGCAGATGGTCATGCTCCGCTGCAACGCCGGGTTCACCGTGTCCCCGGAGGAGCTCGACCGGCTGCGCGGCCACGTCAAGGAACTCGCCGAGGCCGGCGCGGCGGGCTTCGTCTTCGGCTTCCTTTCCGAGGACGGGTCGGTCGACAGGGAGGCGACGGACGCGCTGATCCACGCGGTCTCGCCGCTGCCCTGGACCTTCCACCGCGCCGTGGACAACGCCGCCGACGTCCGGGCCGCCTGGCGTGCCGTACGGCTGCTGCCGAACCTGGCGACCGTCCTCACGTCGGGCCTGCCCGAGGGGGTCGGCAGCGGCCTCGGCGTGTTACGCGCGCGGGCCGAGGCGGGGGACGCCTCGCTGGTGCTCGCGGGCGGCGGCCTGCGCGAGGAGCACGTGCCGGTCCTGCTCGACTACGGCATCCGCGCTTTCCATGTTGGCACCGCCGTACGGGGCTCCTGGCAGGAGCCGGTCGACCCGGGCCTCGTCAGGCGCTGGCGCGGCATCGTGGACCGGCTCTGAGCACCTGGCTCTGGCCACCCGGTTGGCCACCCGGTTCTGGTCACCTGGCTCTGGCCACTCTGCCCTGACCGTCGGGCCCTGACCGTCCGGCCCTGACCGTCGGGCCCTGACCGTCCGGCCCTGACCGTCGGGCCCTGACCGTCCGGCCCTGACCGTCCGGCGCCGAGACTCAGGCGCGGCGTCGGGCGACCAGGACGGCGTCGCGGCTGGTGACCTCGTGGCCCTCCGGGTCGACCGCCGTGCGCGGCCGGGCCTCGGCCGCCGCGATCTCCCACTCGGCCGGATCGAGCGACGCCGCGACCTCCTCGGCGGTGAACATCATCTGCGGGAAGTGCATCTTCCGGACCCTGGTCACCAGATCGGACGGGTGGTGCCCGACGATCAGCAGGGTGCCGCCCGGGGCCACCGCGGCCGCCAGCCGGGCGAACAGCGTCCGCCTGGCCTCACCCGGCAGGTGCATGTACTGCGCGGACACCAGGTCGTACGCGTCCTCGGGGAAGACATGGTCGCGCAGGTCCGCGCGCACCCACTCGGTGCGGTCGGCGACGCCCGCGTCGACGGCGTGGGCGGCGGCCCGCTCCAGCGCCGTGGCGGAGATGTCGGCTCCCGTCACCCGCCAGCCCCTCGTGGCGAGCCAGACGGCGTCGGCGCCCTCACCGCTGCCGACGTCGAGGGCCCGGCCCGGAGGAAGCTGCGCGGCCTCGGCGACGAGCTGCGGGTTGGGGTCGCCGCTCCAGATCGCCGGCCGGGAGCGGTAGCGCTCCTCCCAGGCCGCCTCCTCGAACATCGTGCGCATGTCGTCGCGGTAGGCCGCGACGGCCTCACGGGTCTCCTCGGCGACGAGGTCCGCGTTGATCGCCGCCCCTGCGGCCAGGCCCGCGGCGGCGGACGCGATCACCACGGCGCGTACGTCCGTCACGTTCCCCGCCACGTAGACCCCCGGCACGGCGGTCGCGCCGGTCGGCTCAGCGGCGATCCGGGTGCCCGCCAGGTGGCCGCCGAGCTCCACCTCGACCGGCTTGAGCCCGAGTGACTCCAGCACCTGGGACCGGGTGGTGAGCGGTGCGCCGACGACCAGCGCGTCCAGCGCGACGACCTCGCCGGAGGCCAGCCGCACCCCGGTGAGCGCGTCACCGGTCACCTCGATCCCCGTGACGGGGCCTTCGGCGACCGGGATCCGCCGCGCGGCGAGCCGCTCGGCATCCTCCTCGGACGGCGCGGGGCAGTGGTGGGCCAGGAACACCACGTCGTCGCTCCACTGCCGCCACAAAAGGGCCTGCTCGACGGAGAGCGGCCCCATGGCCAGCACGCCGATGCGCCGGTCGCGCACCTCCCACCCGTGGCAGTAGGGGCAGTGGAGCACGTCGCGGCCCCACCGCCCGGCCAGGCCCGGCACGTCGGGCAGCTCGTCCACGGCCCCGGTCGCCACCAGCAGCCGGCGGGCCCGGACGGCGCGGCCGTCGTCCAGCGTCACGAGGAAGCCGTCGCCCTCCCGCGTGGCCGTCTCGGCCCGCCCGGTGACGACCTCACCGCCGTACCCGATCACCTCCTCGCGCCCGGCCGCCCGCAGCTCGGCGGGTGGCGTGCCGTCCAGGCCGAGGTAGTTGTGCATGTGCGCGGCCGGGGCGTTGCGCGGCTCTCCCGCGTCCACCACCAGCACCGACCGCCGGGCCCGCGCCAGCGCCAGGGCTCCGCTGAGCCCCGCCGGGCCGCCGCCCACCACGACCACGTCGTACTTCTTCTCGTCCACCTCTGCCTCCCGTGTCGGCGTCTGCTGTCGACGTCGGGCCCACAGTGCGGCACAGGTGGCGAAGGCGGCAAGGAACCTTGCCGATATGGCAAATCCCGTGCGTACTGTCCAGGGTGGGCGCGGCCGGCCGGGGGCAGCAGGGGGCCATGGCCGGCCGGTCTCGGCAGAGGCCGTGGTGGGCCCGGTGTCGGCAGAGGGACCGGTCTCAGCAGAGAGCGCGGTCGGCCCGGGCCAGGGCGGCGACCAGGGTCCTGATCGTCGCCGGCTCGTCCAGCACGCCCCCCGAGGCCGCGCGCCGTTCCTGCCACGCGCGCACCCGGTCGGCGTACTTCTCGTAGCAGGCCAGGTGGAAGGCGTAGACGGTCGCGAAGCGGCTGACCAGGTGCGAGGGGTGCATGTCCCAGCCCTGGTAGAAGCCGTGCGCCAGCGAGTGCGACACCAGCGCCGAGTGCCTGCGCAGGAGGGCGTGCACGTCGGCCGCCGCGTCCGAGGCCGGGGCCGCGGCCAGCGAGCCGTCCGACAGCTCCACGCCCGTCCCCGACAGCGCCGTCTGCATGACGTGCCGCGCGTGGTCGCAGGCCGGGTGGTCGAGCCGCTGCTCGTCCGGGGGCAGCCCGAGCGCGGCCGTGTAGTCGAACACGCCGAAGTGGGCGGCCGCCAGCCGGCCGCACAGCGAGGGCACCAGGTCGGCCGAGCGTTGGAGCATGAGCA
This region includes:
- a CDS encoding SDR family oxidoreductase, which produces MTLFSVEGKTVVVTGGSRGIGKMITRGFLDAGATVYISSRKKDELEATAAELGCHAVQADLSTSDGVETLVQAVSERESRLDVLVNNAGASWGAPLEEYPEHAFDKLWNINVKGVFFLTRRFLPLLRAAASPGDPARVINIGSIDGLRVPFMENYAYSAAKAGVHMLTRHLARQLARESITVNAIAPGPFESKMMAFALDDPQMRGAIESNVPLGRIGRPDDMAGAAIFLASRAGSYLTGTVIPVDGGISA
- a CDS encoding flavin reductase family protein, with protein sequence MSIPVARKVGRDGARRIPAVNPQHFRNVLGRYAAGVVAVTAIDPETGEPCGLAVNSFTSVSLDPPLVSFCVSRASTSWPRLKAAPALCVNVLADHQRQVCDRLAVPGGDKFAGLSWALSPAGAPVLDGALAWIDCAVDAEHPAGDHVIVVARVTGLDRHDDGGPLVFFRGTYGGFRA
- a CDS encoding GntR family transcriptional regulator encodes the protein MARSSLYQQVAAEVRRAIYAGELAPGDQIPTEADLMEAHGVSRNTVRLALGELENEGLILRMRRRGTFVRERRPLLMRPQDEFLPYDQEGRRFDTFVHAVRSEGRTADQRIEVSIVEPPEDVATRLALADGALAVVRRRLRFVDGQPYNTLDSYFPLEIVGDSEIARPGDITRGANRVLEELGHLQVRVIDDLSARMPTSDESSRLQLEPGTPVVVHTRVGYDADDTPVRVAVSVLPADKHLIRYELERH
- a CDS encoding GNAT family N-acetyltransferase, whose product is MPANTLDLVMELTLRRATPADLEGVLALLTRTAGWLNGLGVRQWPAGGFPAERIEPLIGAGVMYLLDDGSPEPAATIAVDGHADPEFWTPADRPGDALYVHKLAVSRTCSGQGLGEVLLDWAALRAAAHDRPYLRLDCAKDNARLQAYYKKAGFRHVRTVDLPHRASGALFERDAGAAIPAAPSRRRTPMVPAQRSGHAVQAWRVLDITAHNELIEC
- a CDS encoding copper homeostasis protein CutC translates to MTGSLLEVIALDVRDAVAAEEGGADRLEIVSGMDVGGLTPSADLVAAIARECGLPQMVMLRCNAGFTVSPEELDRLRGHVKELAEAGAAGFVFGFLSEDGSVDREATDALIHAVSPLPWTFHRAVDNAADVRAAWRAVRLLPNLATVLTSGLPEGVGSGLGVLRARAEAGDASLVLAGGGLREEHVPVLLDYGIRAFHVGTAVRGSWQEPVDPGLVRRWRGIVDRL
- a CDS encoding bifunctional NAD(P)/FAD-dependent oxidoreductase/class I SAM-dependent methyltransferase is translated as MDEKKYDVVVVGGGPAGLSGALALARARRSVLVVDAGEPRNAPAAHMHNYLGLDGTPPAELRAAGREEVIGYGGEVVTGRAETATREGDGFLVTLDDGRAVRARRLLVATGAVDELPDVPGLAGRWGRDVLHCPYCHGWEVRDRRIGVLAMGPLSVEQALLWRQWSDDVVFLAHHCPAPSEEDAERLAARRIPVAEGPVTGIEVTGDALTGVRLASGEVVALDALVVGAPLTTRSQVLESLGLKPVEVELGGHLAGTRIAAEPTGATAVPGVYVAGNVTDVRAVVIASAAAGLAAGAAINADLVAEETREAVAAYRDDMRTMFEEAAWEERYRSRPAIWSGDPNPQLVAEAAQLPPGRALDVGSGEGADAVWLATRGWRVTGADISATALERAAAHAVDAGVADRTEWVRADLRDHVFPEDAYDLVSAQYMHLPGEARRTLFARLAAAVAPGGTLLIVGHHPSDLVTRVRKMHFPQMMFTAEEVAASLDPAEWEIAAAEARPRTAVDPEGHEVTSRDAVLVARRRA